In Melanotaenia boesemani isolate fMelBoe1 chromosome 18, fMelBoe1.pri, whole genome shotgun sequence, the following proteins share a genomic window:
- the chst2b gene encoding carbohydrate sulfotransferase 2 translates to MRGKQYHQPLKLTAPWEKDAGFGRKLKTYRNHTKIIAQPGIVMKVLRRKRIVLFMAYFLLLVLTMLNLANYKWTKEPQQCNHQMRSTTYQSRSDIRFLYRPSLAKKRQLIYVLTTWRSGSSFFGELFNQNPEVFFLYEPMWHIWQKLYPGDAVSLQGAARDMLSSLYRCDLSVFQLYNSPGGKNFTSLGLFGATLNKVVCSYPLCSAYRKEIVGMVDDRVCKKCPPQSLRLLEDECLKYSTIVIKGVRILDVNVLAPLMEDPSLDLKVIHLVRDPRAVANSRIKSRHGLIRENLQVVRSRDPKLRRIPFVDPGHKANKKDGSDYHSIGAMEVICDRTSRTLRTALNPPSWLKGKYMVVRYEDLVENPVKTLRNVYRFANLTTNQDIESFALNMTSGPSSSSKPFIVSSRNATQAASAWRTVLSIQQIKQVEDYCHHSMSVLGYERVRTAGEAKDLSKSLLTRSKL, encoded by the coding sequence ATGAGAGGCAAACAATATCATCAACCACTGAAGTTGACAGCGCCTTGGGAGAAGGATGCTGGCTTCGGGAGGAAGCTTAAAACCTACAGGAATCATACCAAGATAATAGCACAGCCTGGGATCGTGATGAAAGTACTCCGCAGGAAGAGGATTGTGTTATTTATGGCCTATTTCTTGCTACTGGTCCTCACCATGCTTAACTTGGCTAATTATAAATGGACTAAAGAGCCACAGCAGTGTAACCATCAGATGAGGAGCACCACTTATCAGAGCAGATCAGACATTCGCTTCCTTTACAGGCCCTCTCTGGCTAAAAAGAGACAGCTTATCTACGTTCTGACCACCTGGAGGTCAGGCTCTTCCTTTTTTGGGGAGCTTTTTAACCAAAATCCTGAAGTGTTCTTCTTATATGAGCCAATGTGGCACATCTGGCAGAAACTCTACCCTGGTGATGCCGTGTCATTACAAGGGGCAGCCAGAGACATGCTAAGCTCCCTGTACCGCTGTGATCTATCTGTTTTCCAACTTTACAACAGCCCTGGAGGCAAGAATTTTACCTCTTTAGGACTATTTGGGGCCACCCTGAATAAAGTGGTGTGCTCTTATCCCCTCTGCTCAGCCTACAGGAAAGAGATAGTGGGGATGGTGGATGATAGGGTGTGTAAAAAGTGTCCCCCTCAAAGCCTTAGACTGTTGGAGGACGAGTGCCTAAAATATAGCACCATAGTCATTAAAGGAGTCCGTATTTTGGATGTAAACGTCCTGGCCCCTCTCATGGAGGATCCATCCTTGGATTTAAAAGTGATACATTTGGTCAGAGACCCTCGGGCAGTTGCCAACTCCAGGATCAAATCCAGACACGGCCTGATAAGGGAGAATTTACAGGTGGTCCGCAGCAGGGACCCTAAACTTCGCCGGATACCCTTTGTGGATCCTGGTCATAAAGCCAACAAGAAGGATGGCTCTGATTATCACTCCATCGGAGCCATGGAAGTTATTTGTGACCGCACCTCCAGGACTTTGAGGACTGCCTTAAACCCACCAAGCTGGCTTAAGGGCAAGTACATGGTGGTGCGGTACGAGGATCTGGTTGAAAACCCAGTTAAGACCCTGAGAAACGTCTACCGTTTTGCCAACCTCACCACCAACCAAGATATTGAGTCGTTTGCACTGAATATGACCAGTGGCCCTAGCTCCTCCTCTAAGCCATTTATAGTCTCCTCCAGGAATGCCACACAAGCTGCTAGTGCATGGAGAACAGTGCTGAGCATTCAACAGATCAAACAAGTGGAAGACTACTGCCACCATTCCATGTCTGTTCTTGGGTACGAAAGGGTGAGAACAGCTGGGGAGGCCAAGGACCTGAGCAAGTCATTACTGACACGCTCCAAATTGTGA